AACAGTGCAAGGACAGGAGAGAAGACCACTCACCATTACGCCCCCTCCGATGAGCCCACCCATGTATTTCACCTCTTCTGTAATGTGTCCATCTTTGGCATACTGGACATCTCCAGCAGGAAAAAACAGCACAATATTACAGATTATGGATATGACTGCCAGTGGATATAGAGTAACGGCGATGCAACGGGAGCATTTTGCAGTACACATGTTGACCAGCTGCTGTAAAACTTCTTGCTCAATTAGGTTTAGCTCAAGTAGATCCTGTTCTCACGGAGAGATTACACTTGAAACTGACCACAAGAGATACACAGACTTATAATGGGACGTGTGCATGATGTTAGGAAGTAGGAGGCGTAACGGCAAGCAGATAACATGAACAAACAGCTTGGGATAGGCTGTGGGAGTATCTATGACTCACTCCATGGTTTCATGGTGATACAATGGTTGTTTTGCTACTGGACATGtagtttctctctttctccgctttttttctctcttttttatttggcTGGGAATGTGACTGCATTCAGGTAATCAGagtcagacatgttgctgctggTCATGTCACTTCCACATACTTTATATTTAGTTAAGTGATCCAACTTCCaaaaagcatttctttttaaaaaaaaatcaaggttaTTGTATTTGTTGTAATATATGAGATGTAATTACATTGTCTTGCGTGTGACAGACAAGGTTAAATTTCTCTGTTAATTGTAATATTTTGGTTACATTGTGAATACAGCTGTTGAACTTTTGATCTGTTGCAGAAGGGAACGTCTAAGTTGAGCAATAACTATGAGTCACTGACACAAGCAAAACTGTGATAAATGTGTGCACTGTGGATGGTTAAACACTAACTGGATATTATGcattctctctgtttctctagTGAGCAATTGACAGCAGTTAACTTATCTTATCAGCaatgaaaggaaatgaaaaatcGGAGACAAAAAGGAGGCTTTGCTTACTAAAACCTGTGGTTTCTTAGCAACAACTTGACAAAGATGCattatttattgaaatgtttctctccttttctttttacaaaactgTCTGTACTTGCCTGAATTTACACTAATCAAAGCAGAGATGACTCTATTTAAGTTGGTCTGTTTGTCCTCCATAGCTGTCTGATGTTTATAATTACTAGGAGAATAAACAACAAATCTGTACGGGTAGCtattaaaatgtgtgtgcagAGATGATCATTCACCTTTATCATTTACCTAAACTGAACTGCTAActttatattttcctttaatatctatattttgcttaaaaagtaagaacatttgtgtttggaaaattatgattttactaacacaggagAATATTGTAGCAGCATATGGGTACAATTTTGGGGGAAATGCTACCCacgtgtttatttgttttgctcaTTGTGCTGAAGCATGATCCTTACAAGTTGTACATTGGTGGCTAATAAGGCTGTCCAGTATGATATGACCCCAGTTGGTGTTATTAAAGTGTACAAATAAttgaacaaacacaaaattcCTTACATTTCTGCTACGTTTATTTAACAGTGAAgtcaaagtctttatttttgtagcacgtttaaaaacagatgttgacaaagtgcttcacaaaataaaaacaagcataaaaaGCAGTCAATAAAACATCATAAAAGCAATATTACAATCTgctagtaaaataaaatttgctCAGCTTATTCTGGGCAGAAGCCAAGATGTACTGAGATAAAAGATATCAGTTGCTAAAGCAGACAAAGCAAAACACCACTTACAAGAAACAGGACAAAAGACAGATATTACATTTCAAAAACCTCTTCTGCAATCCATTTAAAAGGAAACTCAATCATAGGCCAGATTTCAAAACTCATATTTATTAAAGAATTTCCTTGCAGAATTTGTACTACTGTACTTTATTGCAACATGACTTAatacacagtaacacacacacacacacacacacacacacacacacacacacacacacacacacacacacacacacacacacacacacacacacacacacacacacacacacacaaacacacacacaaaacccatAGTAAAAGAAGAGGATAGGGGAagttaagatgttttttctgACTAGTCCTTTTCCTCATTGCTGGTTCCACACAAGCAGCCAAAGAGGCCGTTGATCATCTGACTGGCACAGAGCAGTCCCTGCAGGCAGCTGGTCACCATCAGAGCGAGGAACAACCCCATATTGAACTGCACCACGTTCGTTGGCTCTTCACAGAGAGCCCACGTCTTATAATCGTTCAGGTAGCTATCGTGGCTGTGTGAAAGAACATGCTTAGAAATAACCAAACTTCATGATGTATAAAAGCACCTATAGAATGTTACTTCAAAGTGTCACCTGTCTTTAAAAGGAGTTTTCCATGTCCCAGATTTATCTTTGCAGAGGGGCCCATTGAATAAGCCGAGCAGTGCCACGATGAAGCTGTACACTGCTCCAGCCGCACCCACTGCAGCAAAACCAATCGAAAAGAACATCTGCCAAAGTTAAATGAGAGCCACGGGTCATAAATCTTTTATTGGagtataaaacaaaaagtatttcTACATAATGATTTTGTTATTGATGAATTTAAGAAAGGACAGACTTGTTTAAACTTCAGTTTTTCTACAACATATCACAAGATTTAGCTCAAATATTTTGCCAGTATTGAATGCAATTCCAGCTTCTATTCAGGCCAAAAAGAAGAATCTTACTACAGTAAATGCACACAGAAAATACCATATAACATTATGAATAATAGTTCTCCTAATGAACTTGTATTGATTGGATTCAGGCATTGCAAACCCACTTCTCCAGCCTAAATTTATCAGAATGCTTATTCCATTAAAATACATTGCATGTTAAGTATCTACTCAATTTAAACTCAGTTCAGTAAATCCTTTGCACAGTCCTTAAACCTGAAAACAAGACAGAATGTGCAGTACTGTGGTAAACTGGGGTTTTGTGTTCTCTATATCAAAATGACCAACATGCTATGCAACGATGATACAGCATCACACAGCACATTTAtttcccctctttttctttttatttatttatttatttattttttgtctaccggacacttaattttttttcttttttactcttGCTTTCTGAACTTGGAAGCAAATTTATGTTTCCTCACCCCCAAACGACCTCTACAGCAGCCTTGCTCTCCAATCAAGTGAATGTAAAGTGCTGGAATCAGCACCTGTGGTGGCACATATCAATTTACAATGAAATGCAGCATCAGCATGAAACATGAGCAAAACCATCCACGAATAAAGGTAACATATTCATCAACTCAGAAACTTTACAGTCTGTATTTGAGGATATTCTTTTGAAACAGCTTCtaaattttttttaggaaaaaatgtgtttcattttatGGGAATCTGAGTCCTAAAAGTAGATCCATAGAGATCAGTAATAATTTTTAACTCTATCCAAGACTGTGCTAAATCTTCCATAAAGTTTACAGATATTTCAGAGTCCGTACATTTTATACCAACCAAGGATACAACTCACCAACAAACCCCCTCCGATGAATCCCCCCATGTAGTTCACTTCCGTAGTAAGGTATCCTTTTTTGGCATATTTGATGTCCCAGTCAGGGAAGAACAACAAAATATTGCAGATGATGGATAGAAGTACTAATGGGTACAGAGCGATGGCAATGCATAGGGTACATTTTCCAGTGCACATGTTGTTAGAGTGAAAACTGACCAACTGCTGTAAGAACGTCTGTCTGCAAAGTTTTTACCTCAGATACTTCCCCTTTTCACAGAAAAGACATCCCAACTGAACATGTAGAAAAATGAGAACGGTATTTTTTAATAACAACTCAATATTTGCATAGATTTCAATCATTTTTGTTAACTTGTcttcattttattatatgtATTTGTCTAAATCTTTATTTCAAAACACATGAATCTATGACTCTGCAGGAAAATCAAATAGGATACTTCAATCACTCATTAGGTCTTTATGTAAAATTGATTCCACAATCTGGAGATAAAACTTAATCAGAATTGCACAAGGGCTCTTCCTGGTCGTGTCAATTACTCTTTTCCTGACTACTGCTTCAATTTTAACTAACCATGCTCACATTGGTAATCTTCTCTCCAGCCATAAGAGATCCACATCAACTGAATTCTCCATAACTCATAATTCTCCTGTTCACATAGATGCCGTTGGAGTCCCATGAGGTGTTCCAGATGAATATAAATTAGTGGACCAGGTTGCAGCTGGTTTTAAATCCATTTTCTTGTTCATTACTGTAAATAAGAATGAGGATAGAATAATGTCCAAAGGTTGACCATCCTTACTAGAGATGCTTTTTCTGGTCTTTCCCAGCAATTGCATGCTACTTCACAGATGTCTTATCAAAGGATGACCCTGTTTTTCATGCTTTGGCTGGTCTGCAGTTTCTTTCTAAAGAGCTCAAAGAACAGTCAGATCTGGAAACTTCTTTTAATGACAtgatgacagtgtgtgtgtgattctgtGGTGTAAAATTCACATAAAGTAGTATTGACCTCTTTGTGAGAGGTCAAAAGAGGGAATTGCAAATAAATGTATTgggatactcatcaaggaattacttaagtgtgctacttattttaacttatattctaactctgttaatcatattaaatatctcttatctttaagctcatatactcACTAACAGTGTGCTAGTGTGCTTAAGCATCAATGAGACTCTTCATATTGGgtgagtgagaagaacatgtTAATTATGTCTggtggtaaaacaacatgtggaatgttacacttaaaggaaatgtcaaaGTTAACCGGAGTCCAGAGGAAATCTGCTGGTCTGTGTATTGTCttctacttcctgttttttaGGACACAAGCAGATGGGGGTCACAAGGAAGGCTGTAGAGATCTGCGTGTGGTCAACCTGTGACTGCAGCCGACCagacttctgcaactgcagcattagtgagcaaaactgtgtataacAAGACCTATATAAAGGATTCCAGaatcagttagagggagttctgactgtaacagcagcagactccgtattgtattagtccaggggacagataatacgaatccagaattctgtatttgcacatttctcatatcaattgtaattaataaattagttaactgagagaagtagtctgttatattttgatccatcaaagaacacgcaggagaagaccctaaagagaaaggtataaagaaaatatgtggaacagtacctgattaattaggaaagtgggaaattagtacctgcctattttaatactgtgggaagaagtacctgttcttgattacttgtgtatttttaaggttttctccaacataTGATAGACTGTAGGTAGTGGAATTTTCAAATTCTTTGCCATTTTATGTTCAGGAACATTTGTCTACaattgttcaaataaataaaacatttagatgcagtttgttgcagattggtgaacctctgtccatctttatatctgtgaggctctgcctctctgaagtgCTCCTTTAATACCCTGTAATGTTATTGACCTATTGCCAATTAACTTAATTAGTTGTAAAattccagttgttttttttattcacttagATTAATTTCCCAGCTTTTTGTTGCCCcacaacttttaaaattttttattttgttatcaaattcaaaataattacACCAACAAGTAATAGGTTATTTGACCAATATGCTTTTATGTTTGAAAAACACGACAAACAAACTCTGTAAAGGTATGATTTCCAGCTAGAGTTCTGACTCGTAAGTTACACGTACTGGGATCTTTGTGACCCCCGCTGTGACTATCGGGGAACCTTTGGACCACTCCCCCTGCTACTGCGGTCATCTCTGGCTCCAGCTGACCCACAATGGCCACGTCTCCAGTCAAAGACTTCCTAGTTGGCTATTTAATGCCAGAAAAATGCTATGAGGAGATTTTTGTCAACTTTCACGTGCACGGTAAGATTCGTAGTTGTGACATTTCGCATCCAAGCTGGTGAAATGCGCCAGAAGATCTTTCTAGATGTGCAGCACGTAGTAGTGTTTAGGTGTTTTTCTCTCAACTGAAAGCTCACATGGCGAGCTGAAAGTGTGAAAAGTTGGGCCATCGCGCTCTTACTTGCATTTCCAAAGTTGTGCTTTTGTCGGCTTGTTTTAAAAAACTCTGTCTGTGATGTTACAGTGCCCTGCCTAAAGTTTGTACTGAACAAAATAGTTGGATTATGGATCATACTGGACACATTCCTCGGTAAGGACTTTAAATCTGCCTGATTTAATCAGAACGTAACAGCATGGTCGATCCTCTTCACCAGTGATGGGAGAGAAAATGAAACTTCATATTATTTCATTGATGTCTCCTCATGTTTTTCTCAGTATAATGAGATTGTGATTAGATCATAATGCACAATCAAATCAGCTAATTACAATCACTCAGTGTATCAGTATGGATAACAAAGAGCATCAGGCATGGTGATAAATCCACTGGATTATCATTTTGTCTGTTTGCATGAGTAAGTGTTCAAGGGAAATGATAGTAAACCATGtcacaataaaatgcaaaatcaTGTTCTGTTACAACACttaattaaaatgtacaaaagtgTTGCCATGCATTTTGACTTTTATAGTAACTTACTGTGTCTTTTTAATAACTACAGAGtcagtcattttgttttctaatattCTCCCTTGACACTGACTACATCTCTGTTGTTTCTCTGCAGCACAGCTGCCTCAGCTGCTGAAGATACTGTGGAGAGGAGATGCAGAGGGCCTCAGTGTGACATCTGGCCTTCTTCAGCTTTATGCTTTCTCATGTCCTGTTGTCTTTGCCAAAGCCAACAACTTCCCATTTTTGTAAGTAATCAACAACTATGTTGAAACTCGTATGTCAACGACGATACTTTTTTACATTCTCATATGCATACCTGACTTGTTTACTGTGGGAAGGAACTGTTTGCATAAGCCTTGTAGTGGTCattcattctgtaaatataTGAAATATCAACCCTGCATTCCTTATCACAGGCCTTACCTACAGAGACATTAGGTTTATTTACTGGCATGCTCTACAGAGGAAAAAGGCTTTCTGCTTTTCATCtaacagactttatttatatCCATGTCATTCACGTGTATTTTGCTGGAATTTCCCCACAGTGCATGGGCTGAGAGGCTCGTCACATTGGCTCAGACATCAGCaatcatcttcctcatcttgTATTATCGTAGCGAGACCCTTAAAGGTTAGCATCCACAAATTTCCAAACACTCCGAATGTTTAACCTTTGTGGATGAGTACAAAAAATCctataatgtatttttaattttcaacaaATCCAAGTAAAACTTGTTTTGACTTGTATTTGAGGCTTTCTGTTTatcaattaataaaaagaatgtAGAAATAATCATAAGCAATTTTGTCTAAGGAGGCTTAACAATTTCCAAAAATGGCTTTCTTAGCAAAGGCTACTCAATTGTTGTATGtagtgtatttttttaagaactAGATTGATATGTATTTGACGTTCTGTAGAGTTTACCACTGAGTAGCGGCAAGAGCACCAAATGTAATGGACACATTTTCAGCA
The sequence above is a segment of the Melanotaenia boesemani isolate fMelBoe1 chromosome 15, fMelBoe1.pri, whole genome shotgun sequence genome. Coding sequences within it:
- the LOC121653871 gene encoding transmembrane 4 L6 family member 1-like isoform X1, with product MCTGKCTLCIAIALYPLVLLSIICNILLFFPDWDIKYAKKGYLTTEVNYMGGFIGGGLLVLIPALYIHLIGEQGCCRGRLGMFFSIGFAAVGAAGAVYSFIVALLGLFNGPLCKDKSGTWKTPFKDSHDSYLNDYKTWALCEEPTNVVQFNMGLFLALMVTSCLQGLLCASQMINGLFGCLCGTSNEEKD
- the LOC121653871 gene encoding transmembrane 4 L6 family member 1-like isoform X2 — protein: MCTGKCTLCIAIALYPLVLLSIICNILLFFPDWDIKYAKKGYLTTEVNYMGGFIGGGLLMFFSIGFAAVGAAGAVYSFIVALLGLFNGPLCKDKSGTWKTPFKDSHDSYLNDYKTWALCEEPTNVVQFNMGLFLALMVTSCLQGLLCASQMINGLFGCLCGTSNEEKD
- the LOC121653799 gene encoding mannose-P-dolichol utilization defect 1 protein-like, whose amino-acid sequence is MATSPVKDFLVGYLMPEKCYEEIFVNFHVHVPCLKFVLNKIVGLWIILDTFLAQLPQLLKILWRGDAEGLSVTSGLLQLYAFSCPVVFAKANNFPFFAWAERLVTLAQTSAIIFLILYYRSETLKGLLLLSGFGGGMFLLASYAAAAVISVMHTSSWVALIASKAVQAATNYRNSHTGQLSTLSTLLTWTGSLGVAIVSVQETGGSLTSVPHILSACLSFVLLVQVLSYTSSTAVAAKKQD